One region of Streptomyces sp. NBC_00442 genomic DNA includes:
- a CDS encoding FAD-dependent oxidoreductase: protein MHDVVIVGAGPVGLFLACELGLAGCSVLVLERERETGSPSKAMPLGLRGLSAASIEAFYRRGMLDRLVTASGADHIPGSDVVTGVEAGPAARAWPPRRGGGHFAGMMLDPALMDDTAMPYRLPTPATGPMVTHLEAVETLLSEQASRLGVDIRRGVTVTDIAQDDEGVVARAGEHAYEARWLVGCDGGRSTVRGLVGFAFTGTEPQFTGYALHATVAEPEKLEFGFTLTPTGMYLQLSPGHIGMMDFDGGAFDRSRPPTRDHLQAVLRHIAGTDVTLSDVALASSFTDRAMQATTYRQGRILLAGDAAHIHSPLGGQGLNLGIGDAVNLGWKLAATVHKHAPDGLLDTYTRERHPIGAAVLDWSRAQVAVMRPDPHGRAIQDVVRDLIATPDGAAYVSERLSGAWIRYDLGDEHPLVGRGVPEFCLADGTRLADLTRDGRGVALDFSDDRRLRDAARGWETRIRYAAGPAKDDLGLGAVLVRPDGVVAWAGDRVPDRPAFERAAGQWFGGPET from the coding sequence ATGCATGACGTCGTGATTGTGGGTGCCGGCCCCGTGGGTCTGTTCCTCGCCTGCGAGCTGGGCCTCGCGGGCTGTTCCGTCCTGGTACTGGAGCGTGAGCGCGAAACCGGCTCTCCGTCAAAGGCGATGCCGCTCGGTCTGCGGGGCCTGTCCGCGGCGTCGATCGAGGCGTTCTACCGGCGCGGGATGCTGGACCGGCTGGTCACGGCATCGGGTGCCGACCACATCCCCGGCTCCGACGTCGTCACCGGCGTCGAGGCGGGTCCTGCCGCACGCGCATGGCCGCCCAGGCGCGGTGGGGGCCATTTCGCCGGCATGATGCTCGACCCGGCGCTGATGGACGACACCGCCATGCCGTACCGGCTTCCCACCCCGGCGACGGGGCCCATGGTGACCCACCTCGAAGCGGTGGAGACACTGCTGTCCGAGCAGGCGTCCCGGCTCGGCGTGGACATCCGGCGCGGCGTCACGGTGACCGACATCGCCCAGGACGACGAGGGTGTGGTGGCACGGGCGGGTGAGCACGCGTACGAGGCGCGCTGGCTCGTCGGCTGTGACGGCGGGCGCAGTACGGTGCGCGGGCTCGTGGGCTTCGCCTTCACCGGTACGGAACCGCAGTTCACCGGCTACGCCCTGCATGCCACCGTGGCCGAACCCGAGAAGTTGGAGTTCGGGTTCACGCTGACGCCGACGGGCATGTACCTCCAGCTCTCGCCGGGACACATCGGCATGATGGACTTCGACGGCGGTGCCTTCGACCGCTCGCGGCCACCCACGCGGGACCACCTCCAAGCGGTGCTGCGCCACATAGCGGGCACCGACGTGACCCTGAGCGATGTGGCTCTCGCCTCCAGTTTCACCGACCGGGCGATGCAGGCGACGACCTACCGTCAAGGACGCATCCTGCTCGCGGGGGACGCGGCTCACATCCATTCCCCGCTCGGCGGGCAGGGACTCAATCTCGGCATCGGCGACGCCGTGAACCTCGGGTGGAAACTCGCGGCGACCGTGCACAAGCACGCACCGGACGGGCTGCTCGACACGTACACCCGCGAGCGGCACCCCATCGGCGCGGCCGTGCTCGACTGGTCGCGCGCCCAGGTGGCGGTCATGCGACCCGACCCACATGGCCGAGCGATCCAAGATGTGGTGCGCGACCTGATCGCGACCCCCGACGGAGCGGCCTATGTGTCCGAGCGGCTGTCGGGCGCGTGGATCCGCTACGACCTCGGCGACGAGCACCCGCTCGTCGGTCGCGGCGTCCCGGAGTTCTGCCTCGCTGACGGTACCCGCCTCGCCGATCTGACGCGGGACGGACGGGGCGTCGCGCTCGATTTCAGCGACGACCGGCGCCTGCGCGATGCGGCGCGGGGCTGGGAGACCCGGATCCGGTACGCGGCCGGTCCCGCGAAGGACGACCTGGGCCTGGGCGCCGTGCTGGTCAGGCCCGACGGCGTAGTGGCCTGGGCCGGCGATCGCGTCCCCGACCGGCCGGCGTTCGAACGAGCGGCCGGGCAGTGGTTCGGCGGCCCCGAGACCTGA
- a CDS encoding TIGR03767 family metallophosphoesterase: MRGMSRRQFVTRMSAAAAGAALWSATAQDRALAVTAARAVRIGGTTLEQAAAPVGTGAYKRLVAGPGWPLVVRGELAGAVAGRDDRRTGLASFVQFTDLHLADTESPVRFEYLAQYNDSAYRPQEALTVRGASSLVERVNSVRQGPYTGLPFSTVMATGDNTDNHELIELDWYLSVMSGGRVTPSSGDTARYEGVQNSGSASYWNPELSFQDTYKAKGLPQIPGFLSGATRAFDAPGLDVPWYTTVGNHDDSIEGSLPDLGLLNDLYTGDRKIEGCDDATAAKLATALRHDPAQAVILLGTLLGKGGAIRKVTPDERRRPFTPAEFAKAHLDPAYAGAGPVGHGFTSDAAHSGHLYYTFPLANGVLGISLDTTNRAGFADGSLGTAQLAWLEAVLKSHSGHWYDTDGHVVRGGSNDSLIVVFSHHTSTTMGNLLPDPYHPFEGRHDGNALVSLLQRYPNVVAWVNGHTHENRITPHGHAVPERAFWEINTASHVDYPQHARIIEIADNGDGTLSLFTTLIESAAPYTTDFGDTSDRGLAALYRELSYNDPYGTPTARLGSSIDHNTELLLAHPAK, from the coding sequence ATGCGCGGAATGAGCCGGCGTCAGTTCGTCACCAGGATGTCCGCCGCGGCCGCGGGGGCCGCGCTGTGGTCGGCGACGGCGCAGGACCGGGCCCTGGCGGTGACCGCCGCGCGGGCCGTACGCATCGGTGGAACCACGCTGGAACAGGCCGCGGCACCCGTCGGAACCGGCGCGTACAAGCGCCTGGTGGCCGGCCCCGGCTGGCCGCTCGTGGTCCGCGGCGAGCTCGCCGGCGCCGTCGCGGGCCGGGACGACCGGCGCACCGGGCTCGCCTCCTTCGTGCAGTTCACCGACCTGCACCTGGCGGACACCGAGTCGCCGGTCCGGTTCGAGTATCTGGCCCAGTACAACGACAGCGCCTACCGCCCTCAGGAAGCCCTCACGGTGCGCGGCGCGTCCTCGCTCGTCGAGCGGGTCAACTCGGTGCGCCAGGGACCGTACACCGGGCTGCCGTTCAGCACGGTCATGGCCACCGGTGACAACACCGACAACCACGAACTCATCGAGCTCGACTGGTACTTGAGCGTCATGAGCGGCGGCCGCGTCACCCCGAGCAGCGGTGACACCGCCCGGTACGAAGGCGTGCAGAACTCCGGGAGCGCCTCCTACTGGAACCCCGAGCTGTCCTTCCAGGACACCTACAAGGCCAAGGGGCTCCCGCAGATACCCGGCTTCCTCTCCGGCGCGACCCGCGCCTTCGACGCACCCGGCCTCGACGTGCCCTGGTACACGACCGTCGGCAACCACGACGACAGCATCGAGGGCAGCCTGCCCGACCTCGGCCTGCTGAACGATCTGTACACCGGCGACCGAAAGATCGAGGGCTGCGACGACGCCACCGCGGCGAAGCTCGCTACCGCCCTGCGCCACGACCCGGCCCAGGCGGTGATCCTGCTCGGCACGTTGCTCGGCAAGGGCGGGGCCATCCGCAAGGTGACCCCGGACGAGCGCCGTCGCCCCTTCACCCCGGCCGAGTTCGCCAAGGCGCACCTGGACCCGGCGTACGCCGGCGCCGGCCCGGTCGGCCACGGCTTCACGTCCGACGCGGCCCACAGCGGCCATCTGTACTACACCTTCCCGCTCGCGAACGGGGTGCTGGGCATCAGCCTGGACACCACCAACCGGGCCGGATTCGCGGACGGTTCACTCGGCACCGCTCAGCTCGCCTGGCTCGAAGCGGTCCTGAAGTCGCACAGCGGCCACTGGTACGACACCGACGGGCATGTGGTGCGCGGCGGTTCGAACGACTCGCTCATCGTGGTGTTCAGCCACCACACGAGCACCACCATGGGCAACCTGCTGCCCGACCCGTACCACCCCTTCGAGGGGCGCCACGACGGCAACGCTCTGGTCTCGCTGCTCCAGCGCTACCCGAACGTGGTGGCCTGGGTGAACGGCCACACCCACGAGAACCGGATCACCCCGCACGGCCACGCGGTCCCCGAGCGCGCCTTCTGGGAGATCAACACCGCGTCGCACGTCGACTATCCGCAGCACGCCCGGATCATCGAGATCGCGGACAACGGGGACGGGACGCTCTCCTTGTTCACCACGCTCATCGAGTCGGCCGCGCCCTACACGACGGACTTCGGCGACACCTCCGACCGCGGACTCGCCGCCCTGTACCGCGAGTTGTCGTACAACGACCCCTATGGCACGCCGACCGCCAGGCTCGGTTCCTCCATCGACCACAACACCGAGCTGCTCCTGGCCCACCCGGCCAAGTAG
- a CDS encoding histidine kinase: MADTHHVLLISFARPERCRSAYEEAVSLPGLRQAAVLERSADGVLDVPENHVRGAGVPTVGGGLVGGLVGLLGGPIGVLLGSAAGAALANAAENRQLMEDGAGLIMLSGRVEDGASMLVVDLHESSQQPADELARRHGGSLERLSAEEFTAQVEAAERAAEESGTA, translated from the coding sequence ATGGCGGATACCCACCACGTTCTGCTGATCTCCTTCGCCCGTCCCGAGCGGTGCCGTTCCGCCTACGAGGAAGCGGTCTCGCTGCCGGGGCTGCGCCAGGCGGCGGTCCTTGAACGGTCGGCGGACGGCGTCCTGGACGTGCCGGAGAACCATGTGCGGGGTGCGGGAGTGCCGACGGTGGGCGGTGGACTGGTCGGTGGTCTCGTGGGGCTGCTGGGCGGCCCGATCGGAGTGCTCCTGGGCAGCGCGGCGGGAGCCGCCCTGGCCAACGCGGCGGAGAACCGTCAGCTCATGGAGGACGGCGCCGGACTGATCATGCTCAGCGGCCGGGTCGAGGACGGGGCGTCCATGCTGGTCGTCGATCTGCACGAGTCCTCGCAGCAGCCGGCCGACGAGCTGGCCCGGCGCCATGGCGGCAGCCTGGAACGCCTGTCCGCCGAGGAGTTCACCGCTCAGGTCGAGGCGGCGGAGCGGGCTGCCGAGGAGAGCGGAACGGCGTGA
- a CDS encoding SH3 domain-containing protein — protein MYVSGMRRAVVAGAVAALAGSGVLFAAGGASAATPTADGTPAVQTAGAAPAAAEPKGKIVANGGLWVHQEANTTSKRLTLLPNGTVTALQCKKTGQNVDGNKLWYRLGAGKSGWIAARYVQNLAAVPYCK, from the coding sequence ATGTACGTATCCGGCATGCGCAGGGCCGTCGTCGCGGGCGCCGTCGCAGCACTCGCGGGGTCGGGGGTCCTGTTCGCAGCGGGCGGGGCGTCGGCGGCGACGCCGACGGCCGACGGCACGCCTGCCGTCCAGACGGCGGGCGCCGCACCGGCGGCGGCCGAGCCCAAGGGCAAGATCGTCGCCAACGGCGGCCTGTGGGTCCACCAGGAAGCGAACACCACCTCCAAGCGGCTCACCCTGCTGCCCAATGGAACGGTCACCGCACTCCAGTGCAAGAAGACCGGCCAGAACGTGGACGGCAACAAGCTCTGGTACCGGCTCGGAGCGGGCAAGTCCGGCTGGATCGCCGCACGCTACGTGCAGAACCTGGCGGCCGTTCCGTACTGCAAGTGA